The proteins below are encoded in one region of Silene latifolia isolate original U9 population chromosome 2, ASM4854445v1, whole genome shotgun sequence:
- the LOC141643375 gene encoding uncharacterized protein LOC141643375, with translation MDINHIHNHHDHLPPPITTPPTTTSNYWVEENFSMAMDDHHAHHHHHHHHQQHLYPITPLVFDPVHVWPNYIHTSIPSSSSSSKLLTIEPTIQYTTKENHEIDEEQEGKEEDEDEDEEEGQEEEELGAMKEMMYRYAVMQPVNIDPSTIRKPKRRNVRISTDPQSVAARHRRERISEKIRILQRLVPGGTKMDTASMLDEAIRYVKFLKKQIKQLQRPSTANHVPPPVSLSGWAGLPSASLVGPSSDDPREGKIVLMRDHFYH, from the coding sequence aTGGATATCAACCACATACATAATCATCATGACCACCTTCCTCCTCCTATTACTACTCCTCCTACTACCACTTCTAATTATTGGGTTGAAGAAAACTTTAGCATGGCCATGGATGATCATCAtgcccatcatcatcatcatcatcatcatcaacaacatcTTTACCCTATAACACCATTAGTATTTGATCCAGTACATGTATGGCCTAACTATATCCATACATCAataccatcatcatcatcatcatcaaaattgtTAACTATTGAACCAACAATACAATATACTACAAAGGAAAACCATGAGATAGATGAAGAACAAGAAGGAAAAGAAGAAGACGAGGAcgaggacgaagaagaaggacAAGAAGAGGAGGAGCTAGGAGCAATGAAAGAAATGATGTACCGTTACGCGGTAATGCAACCCGTTAATATTGACCCATCGACAATCCGTAAACCTAAGAGAAGGAACGTAAGAATAAGTACCGACCCACAAAGCGTGGCGGCTCGTCATAGACGAGAACGGATATCCGAAAAGATTCGGATCCTACAACGGCTTGTACCCGGTGGTACTAAAATGGATACTGCCTCTATGCTTGATGAAGCTATACGTTATGTTAAGTTTCTTAAGAAACAAATTAAGCAACTTCAACGTCCGTCCACGGCCAATCACGTCCCGCCACCTGTCTCACTCTCTGGCTGGGCCGGCTTACCGTCCGCTTCGCTTGTGGGCCCTAGCTCCGATGACCCGAGGGAGGGTAAAATTGTGCTTATGAGAGACCATTTTTATCATTAA